The following coding sequences lie in one Pontibacter sp. G13 genomic window:
- a CDS encoding OmpA family protein, producing the protein MSGKRQFNSPIQSLISGFIKWSSLLMLLSIATYGLGQTTLPIVFQDDFSVRVDRWLFHASGAGTAMIQSGVLDLESTDPTEVELATYQHVLQTEKAFVMQTDMTLLDGSPETGYGMVWGANAWGTSYFAFLINPAGYFRVIESVSGEISELVPWTKHKKSGGMGEIRSLKIEKRGWKIQLFIGEKMVEEISYKRYHGVRHGILLEGIGKLEVERCSLRHPESPINLGPGPEQNAVVFPLDTPFNSPEFDEFGLFYADDKKHAWFTRSTIAGQPFTGKVYSTTFQGDTAWSQPLPSDYLMNDYSHNMLVDYDADRSRWMIAQSRADESGYEAEAIAMRTKHWLTGDWDPPKVERVKLESAQPMPNSWSTPAMGKEFVVVSAEQSKGSGDMDLYVMFRDESGALSEPRNLGPDINTYGIEMTPWLNEAGDELYFSSNGHPGYGGVDVFRSKRLSNTWTKWSVPENMGPQINGRAWDAWYRPITTDGRKAYLSSQDSIGADFDLYTVRIPADIRESPYVKVFGKILHADTGEPLSGTLGCVRISSERIQKQVSVNRPSLGYMMMIPYGYAYELLPQSFGLLSVVDTLDVRTITEFREIQRDVYVRPLAIGEAIPLDRVYFHRASPTLRPESFPELDELTVLLHNLPTLAIEIRGHTDNVGEPAALQALSQSRAEMVRDYLVEHGISSNRLSVRGLGSTEPIASNDDEETRKQNRRVEFVIIRM; encoded by the coding sequence ATGTCCGGCAAACGCCAGTTCAACTCCCCCATACAATCCCTCATTTCCGGATTCATCAAGTGGTCCAGCCTCCTGATGTTGTTGTCCATCGCCACCTATGGCTTGGGCCAGACGACTCTGCCTATCGTGTTTCAGGATGATTTTTCGGTCCGGGTAGATCGCTGGCTCTTTCACGCATCTGGCGCTGGAACAGCCATGATCCAGTCTGGCGTGCTGGATCTCGAATCCACCGACCCTACCGAAGTCGAGTTGGCCACCTACCAGCATGTCCTCCAGACCGAAAAAGCCTTTGTCATGCAGACAGATATGACCCTGCTGGACGGTTCTCCCGAAACGGGCTATGGGATGGTGTGGGGTGCCAATGCGTGGGGTACTTCCTATTTTGCCTTCCTCATCAATCCAGCCGGCTATTTTCGGGTAATCGAATCTGTAAGCGGGGAAATCTCCGAACTGGTTCCTTGGACGAAACACAAGAAATCTGGGGGTATGGGAGAAATTCGATCCCTGAAAATCGAAAAGCGTGGATGGAAAATCCAGCTCTTCATCGGAGAAAAAATGGTCGAGGAAATTTCCTACAAGCGATATCACGGCGTGCGCCATGGGATTCTATTGGAAGGAATAGGAAAACTGGAGGTAGAGCGATGCAGCCTCAGACATCCGGAAAGCCCCATCAATCTCGGGCCCGGACCAGAACAGAATGCCGTGGTGTTTCCGCTGGACACGCCTTTCAACTCTCCTGAATTTGATGAATTCGGTCTATTCTATGCCGATGATAAAAAGCATGCATGGTTCACCAGAAGTACCATAGCAGGGCAGCCATTCACCGGGAAGGTCTATTCGACCACCTTTCAGGGAGATACCGCATGGAGTCAACCGCTTCCTTCGGACTACCTCATGAATGATTACTCCCACAATATGTTGGTGGATTACGATGCGGACCGCAGCAGATGGATGATCGCTCAAAGCCGTGCTGATGAATCCGGATACGAAGCGGAAGCCATCGCCATGCGGACCAAACACTGGCTGACTGGAGATTGGGATCCGCCGAAGGTGGAACGGGTAAAACTTGAGTCAGCACAGCCTATGCCCAATTCATGGTCTACGCCAGCGATGGGCAAAGAATTTGTCGTGGTCTCCGCAGAACAATCCAAAGGCTCCGGAGATATGGACCTCTATGTGATGTTTCGGGATGAATCGGGTGCGTTATCAGAGCCTCGCAATCTTGGGCCAGATATCAACACCTACGGCATCGAGATGACCCCTTGGTTGAATGAAGCTGGCGATGAGCTCTACTTTTCCAGCAATGGACATCCGGGGTATGGTGGCGTAGATGTATTCAGATCCAAACGACTCAGCAATACTTGGACGAAATGGTCTGTCCCCGAAAATATGGGTCCACAAATCAACGGACGGGCTTGGGATGCTTGGTATCGTCCCATCACGACTGACGGACGGAAAGCCTACCTTTCCTCGCAGGACTCCATTGGTGCGGATTTTGATCTATACACGGTTCGAATCCCTGCTGATATCCGAGAATCTCCCTATGTCAAGGTCTTTGGCAAAATTCTCCATGCAGACACCGGGGAGCCCTTGAGTGGTACGTTGGGATGTGTAAGGATTTCCTCCGAAAGAATCCAAAAACAGGTTTCCGTCAACCGTCCCAGTCTCGGCTATATGATGATGATTCCCTACGGATATGCCTATGAACTACTTCCGCAAAGTTTCGGCCTGTTGTCGGTTGTGGACACCTTGGATGTTCGTACCATCACGGAGTTTCGGGAAATTCAGCGGGATGTATATGTGCGCCCACTGGCGATAGGCGAGGCCATTCCACTAGATCGGGTGTACTTTCACCGGGCAAGTCCCACGTTGCGGCCAGAGAGTTTTCCTGAGCTAGATGAATTGACTGTTTTGCTCCACAACCTCCCTACCCTAGCCATCGAAATCCGGGGTCATACCGACAATGTAGGCGAACCCGCAGCTTTGCAGGCGCTATCACAATCGCGGGCGGAAATGGTTCGGGATTATCTCGTTGAGCATGGAATTTCCTCCAATCGACTATCGGTCAGAGGCTTGGGATCGACAGAACCGATTGCATCCAATGACGATGAGGAAACACGTAAACAAAATCGAAGGGTAGAGTTTGTTATCATACGGATGTAG
- a CDS encoding rhomboid family intramembrane serine protease: MHTYEIALYSLIAVTCFTSYQVWQTPGLNDKYLFWVGKIRDSKEYYRLFTSGFLHADWSHLLFNMLSLYFFGGFTINALGLFGAALLYAGSLLGGSLLSLFLNRADWNYRAYGASGAVSGVVFSTILMAPGIMIFFIPGFLYGILYLVATMWGIRTRWGNIGHGAHLGGALAGMLIALIWDPMIVVRHPIMTTIYLGLPILFLLVQTYRPVWFFQPEVFWNDLVALFNRLRTPSDPSKSNIRIVHQSGHRAPVSQEAIQAEIDQLLDIGHQNLTEIQRRRLAELSRNLDE; this comes from the coding sequence ATGCACACCTACGAAATCGCACTATACAGCCTCATTGCGGTGACCTGCTTCACCTCCTACCAAGTGTGGCAAACGCCCGGTCTCAACGACAAATACCTCTTCTGGGTGGGCAAAATCCGCGATTCCAAGGAATATTATCGACTGTTCACCTCGGGGTTTCTCCACGCGGATTGGTCGCACTTGCTGTTCAATATGCTTTCGCTCTATTTCTTTGGCGGCTTCACAATCAACGCCTTGGGACTATTCGGTGCAGCGCTGTTGTACGCAGGAAGTTTGCTGGGCGGGAGCCTTCTATCCCTATTCCTCAATCGTGCGGATTGGAACTATCGGGCCTACGGAGCGAGTGGTGCGGTGAGCGGGGTCGTCTTCTCCACGATCTTGATGGCTCCGGGAATTATGATCTTCTTCATCCCGGGTTTTTTGTATGGAATTCTTTACCTCGTGGCAACGATGTGGGGCATCCGAACGCGCTGGGGAAATATCGGCCATGGCGCACACCTCGGAGGAGCATTGGCAGGTATGCTCATCGCCCTGATCTGGGATCCCATGATCGTGGTCCGACATCCGATCATGACCACCATTTACCTCGGTCTGCCCATCCTGTTTTTACTCGTGCAGACGTATCGCCCAGTGTGGTTTTTTCAACCTGAGGTTTTTTGGAATGACCTCGTAGCTCTTTTTAACCGCCTGCGAACCCCCTCCGATCCATCCAAATCCAATATCCGGATCGTTCATCAATCTGGTCACCGCGCGCCAGTATCTCAAGAGGCGATTCAGGCCGAAATCGACCAGCTCCTAGATATCGGGCATCAGAACCTCACGGAAATCCAGCGCAGACGCCTCGCAGAATTGTCCCGAAACCTAGACGAATAA